From Nitrospirae bacterium CG2_30_53_67, one genomic window encodes:
- a CDS encoding addiction module antitoxin — MARYRLIFKKSVAKDLRGIPNKDVVRILKCFDLLAKDPRAPGCEKLSGQERYRVRQGVYRIIYEIRDDMLVVIVVKVGHRRDGHKSR; from the coding sequence ATGGCAAGATATAGACTGATATTCAAGAAATCCGTTGCCAAGGATCTTCGTGGTATTCCGAACAAGGATGTCGTTCGGATTCTTAAATGCTTCGATTTGCTGGCTAAGGATCCGCGGGCGCCGGGCTGTGAGAAATTGTCCGGTCAGGAGAGGTATCGTGTCCGTCAAGGTGTCTACCGCATCATCTACGAAATCAGGGATGACATGCTCGTGGTCATCGTAGTAAAAGTTGGTCATCGGCGCGATGGGCATAAGAGCAGGTAG
- a CDS encoding CopG family transcriptional regulator: MSEAKRSTIYFKPELHRALRLKAVHTQRSLSDIVNDAVRVILREDQEDLAAFDDRAKEPAITYEALLKDLKAHGKI, from the coding sequence ATGAGTGAAGCAAAACGGTCCACTATCTATTTTAAGCCGGAACTTCACCGGGCCCTGCGATTGAAGGCGGTTCATACCCAGCGCAGTCTGTCTGACATCGTGAATGACGCAGTTCGGGTCATCCTGAGAGAGGATCAGGAAGATCTCGCTGCATTCGATGATCGTGCGAAGGAGCCCGCCATAACTTACGAGGCGTTGTTAAAAGATTTGAAGGCCCATGGCAAGATATAG